The genomic stretch ATCTTTTATTGGCGGTACTTTATTTGTACTTGGTGGCGCTTATGGATTAGCGACAGATAAACACGTACGTGTTGTCCTTATTTATGATCATGTATCTGAGCGTACAAAACAGTACTTGAATGTGTTCCATCATATTATGGGTTTATTGTTCACTGTATTACTTTCTTTTGCTGCATGGACGATGACTGAAGGTGCTTGGTATGCACCTTGGGGCGAGATGCGCTTAGAAACATCGGGCTCTGCTTGGGATCCTGCATATCCTGCGCTACTGAAAGCGTTAATTTTTGGTACTCTGTGCTTAATGTCGGTGCAATTTGTTTTGCACCTAATTCAAGAAATTCATGGCTTAGTTAAGAAGAATAAATAATATGTTTGATCTTTCATCTATTGGTATTGGTTACGGCAGTTTGTTAATGTTGGTGCTTATGATTGGCCTGTTATTAACAGGTATGCAATTGGCATTTGTAACGGGCTTAGTTGCTGTTATTTTCACATTTGGTTGGTTTGGTCCAGAGGTTTTACCGCTGATCACCAGCCGGATTTATAGTTTTGTTAGTGGGTACGTTTTCTTAGCTGTACCTATGTTTGTATTGATGGCTGCCTTGCTTGACCGTTCTGGTATTGCGCGTGACTTATTCGATGCAATGAAAAAAGTAGCGCGTAACATCCGTGGTGGTGTTGCGGTTCAAACATTATTAGTCGCTGTGTTACTTGCTTCAATGTCTGGCGTTATCGGTGGTGAAACCGTATTGCTTGGTATTCTTGCATTGCCGCAAATGCTGCGTCTTGGTTACGATCGTAAATTAGCGATTGGTACAACGTGTGCTGGTGGTGCTTTGGGTACTATGTTACCGCCAAGTATCGTATTGATTATTTATGGTCTAACAGCAAGTGTTTCAATTGGTGATCTGTTTAAAGCATCATTCTTACCGGCTGCGATACTCGCGTTATTGTATATTGTCTATGTATTGGTTCGTTGTTACTTAAACCCATCATTAGCACCATTACCAACAGCGGAAGAATTAGCGGAAGATGAAGCGAAAGATATTAACTTTAAGAAAGCGTTATTATTCCCAATGTTATCAGTTGCTGTGGTACTCGGTAGTATCTACAGTGGTATCGCATCGATTACAGAAGCATCGGCATTAGGTGTTGTGGGCATTGCGATCAGTGCGGCAATCCGTGGTGAGCTTAACTGGAACATGCTAAAAGAAAGTTCAATTGCGACATTACGTACTTGTGGCATGATCATCTGGATTGGTATTGGTGCGAGCGCATTAGTGGGTGTTTATAACCTAATGGGCGGTATTGATTTCGTCAGTGACGGTATTCTGGCGATGAGTGGTGGTAGCCCAATGGGGACTATCCTAATCATGATGGCAGTGCTGTTTGTATTAGGTATGTTCCTTGATTGGGTTGGTGTTGCATTATTAACTATGCCTATCTTTGTACCGATTGTTGTTGGTTTAGGTTTTGACCCAATTTGGTTTGGTGTGGTGTTCTGTATGAATATGCAGGTGTCATTCTTATCACCGCCATTTGGTCCAGCTGCTTTTTACCTTAAATCGGTAGCACCAAAAGATATTAGCTTGGGCGAAATATTCAGTGCTCTGGTACCGTTTATCTGCTTGCAAGTTGTTGCGTTAGCCTTGCTTATTATGTTCCCTCAATTAGCGTTATGGTGGAAATAGCGTATTTAAATACGTGATGTAACCGACAATGCTATAAATTCAATAGTTTAAAAGCCCATCGTTAGTAATAACGATGGGCTTTTTTGTTTAAATTTAATGAGCATCAGTATGTATAGCAAGTTAATGCTTAAGTTATTAAATTAAAATAATCATTAATTACAAAGGCTTACTTTAAATTAGGTGTTGTTGCTATGGTGTTAATCTTATTGGTAAGTCGAGTAGGCATTTATGTGTGGACAAACTTATTATCATACAATGGTTTATTGAATGTTAAATATGTATAATAAAAAGCCATTTGAACTAATTATTTATTGAGAATGTGTATTTAACGTTAATCGCTCTGCTTTTAATGTGAGTATTATGTACTAAATTAGATTATTGAATTAGGTTAATTGTTATATCGGTAAAAATAGTGGTTATTGTATATATGATCATAGCGTAAATCGATAATTATGCAGGTATTTACCTGTGCCATGGAATAAGATAGTTAAAAGGATTTATTCATGATTACATTTGTTATCCCTCAGCACGCACAAGTTATATCTGTTAACGGTAAAGCGGAACATATACTTGAGCAGGATAGTCAATCTCTAGAAAGCGGTTATGAAATCGCTGCGGGTGGCAAAATTGAGATCACATCCGGTGCTCAAGTTATATTGAAGTATGCTGATGGCTCGCAAGTGATCATTGATGAACACTTTAAAGCAACTGATAATGCTGACACGTCTGATGTAGCGATGGATGTGTTAGATGAAATTACCGAAGATAGTGACCAATCTATATCGGAAAAACCGCAAGTTAGCGATGATGTTTTAGCCGAAATTAGTGCCATTCAAGAATTAATCCTTTCTGATGAAGAGTTTATTGACCCTGTTAGTACTGCTGCGGGTAGTGCTAGCGATGGTGGCCGTTCGTCAGCGATCTCTGTCGCGCGTACTGGCGATGAAACTCTAGCTCACGCTGAATTTGAAACTAAAACCTTTACGCAGAATGGGCAAAATAAGGTATTTGTTGATACGAGTATGATGGATGCGCTTGGGTCCGTTGATACGAGCATTGTAACGCCAACAGCTGACATCAATGCGGGCTCAGATAGCGCAATCGATGATGACGACATTACGAACATTAATACACCAACGGTTGATGGTACGGGTGAGATAGGTTCAACGGTTGTTATTACCAATACTGCCGGCGTTGAAGTGGGTACGGCAGTTGTTGATACTGATGGTAACTATTCGATTACCACTGCTGAATTAGCTGATGGCACACAAGACTTAACGATCACCACGACGGATGTTGCGGGTAACTCTGCTGCGACGACGCAAGCTATTACTGTTGATACCGGCATTATGACGCCAACGGCGGACATCAATGCGGGCTCTGATAGCGCGATTGATAATGACGATATTACCTCTGACAATACGCCAACCATTGATGGTACGGGCGAGATAGGTTCAACGGTTGTTATCACCAATGCCGCAGGCGTTGAAGTGGGCACAGCAGTTGTTGATACTGATGGTAACTATTCGATTACCACAGCTGAATTAGCTGATGGCACACAAGACTTAACGATCACCACTACAGATGTTGCTGGAAACTCAGCCTTTGTTACGCAAGCTATCACGGTTGATACTGGCATTGTAACGCCAACGGCGGACATCAATGCGGGCTCAGATAGTGCCATTGATAATGACGATATCACCTCTGACAATATGCCAACCATTGATGGTACGGGCGAGATAGGTTCAACGGTTGTTATCACCAATGCCGCAGGCGTTGAAGTGGGCACAGCAGTTGTTGATACTGATGGTAACTATTCGATTACCACAGCTGAATTAGCTGATGGCACACAAGACTTAACGATCACCACTACAGATGTTGCTGGAAACTCAGCCTTTGTTACGCAAGCTATCACGGTTGATACTGGCATTGTGACGCCAACGGCGGATATCAATGCTGGCTCAGATAGCGCCATTAATAATGACGATATTACCTCTGACAATACACCAACGATTGATGGTACTGGCGAGATAGGTTCAACGGTTGTTATCACCAACGCTGCAGGTGTTGCAGTGGGCACGGCAGTTGTTGATAGCGACGGTAATTATTCGATCACAACTTCGATATTAGTCGATAGCACACAAGACTTAACCGTTACTACGACGGATGTTGCGGGTAACACAGCTGCGACGACGCAAACTATTACAGTTGATACCGGCATTGTGACGCCAACGGCGGATATCAATGCTGGCTCAGATAGCGCCATTGATAATGACGATATTACCTCTGACAATACACCAACGATTGACGGTACGGGCGAAATTGGTTCAACGGTTGTTATCACCAATGCCGCAGGCGTTGAAGTGGGCACAGCAGTTGTTGATACTGATGGTAACTATTCGATTACCACAGCTGAATTAGCTGATGGCACACAAGACTTAACGATCACCACTACAGATGTTGCTGGAAACTCAGCCTTTGTTACGCAAGCTATCACGGTTGATACTGGCATTGTAACGCCAACGGCGGACATCAATGCGGGCTCAGATAGTGCCATTGATAATGACGATATCACCTCTGACAATATGCCAACCATTGATGGTACGGGCGAGATAGGTTCAACGGTTGTTATCACCAATGCCGCAGGCGTTGAAGTGGGCACAGCAGTTGTTGATACTGATGGTAACTATTCGATTACCACAGCTGAATTAGCTGATGGCACACAAGACTTAACGATCACCACTACAGATGTTGCTGGAAACTCAGCCTTTGTTACGCAAGCTATCACGGTTGATACTGGCATTGTGACGCCAACAGCGGACATCAATGCGGGCTCAGATAGTGCGATTGATAATGACGATATCACCTCAGACAATACGCCAACAATTGATGGTACAGGCGAGATTGGTTCAACGGTTGTTATCACCAACGCTGCTGGCGTTGCAGTGGGCACAGCTGTTGTAGATAGCGACGGTAATTACTCGATTACCACAGCTGAATTAGCTGATGGTACACAAGACTTAACTATCACCACGACGGACACAGCTGGTAACTCTGCTGCGACGACGCAAGCTATCACGGTTTATACCGGCATTGTGACGCCAACAGCGGACATCAATGCGGGCTCGGATAGTGCGATTGATAATGACGATATCACCACTGACAATACGCCAACGATTGATGGTACAGGCGAGATTGGTTCAACGGTTGTTATCACCAACGCTGCCGGCGTTGCAGTGGGTACGGCTGTTGTAGATAGCAACGGTAACTACTCGATCACGACATCGATATTAGCAGATGGCACACAAGATTTAACCATTACCACGACGGATGTTGCGGGTAACTCTGCCTCTGTTACTCAAGCTATCACGGTTGATACCGGCATTGTGACGCCAACGGCGGACATTAATGCAGGCTCTGATAGCGCGGTTAATGATGACGATATTACCTCTGACAATACACCAACGATTGACGGTACTGGCGAGATAGGCTCAACGGTTGTTATCACCAACGCTGCAGGTGTTGCAGTGGGCACGGCAGTTGTTGATAGCGACGGTAACTACTCGATTACCACAGCTGAATTAGCTGATGGCACACAAGATTTAACCATTACCACAACGGACACGGCAGGTAACTCAGCTTCTGTTACTCAGGCGATTACCGTTGATACCGGCATTGTGACGCCAACGGCGGATATCAATGCTGGCTCAGATAGCGCGATCGATAATGATGATATTACCTCTGACAATACGCCAACGATTGACGGTACGGGCGAGATAGGTTCAACGGTTGTTATTACTAATGCGGCAGGCCAGGTTGTTGGCTCGGGCACAGTGGATGCGGATGGTAACTACTCAATCACGACATCGATATTAGCAGATGGCACACAAGATTTAACCATTACCACGACGGATGTTGCGGGTAACTCTGCCTCTGTTACTCAAGCTATCACGGTTGATACCGGCATTGTGACGCCAACGGCGGACATTAATGCTGGCTCAGATAGCGCGATCGATAATGATGATATTACCTCTGACAATACACCAACGATTGACGGTACTGGCGAGATAGGCTCAACGGTTGTTATCACCAACGCTGCTGGCGTTGCAGTGGGCACAGCTGTTGTAGATAGCGACGGTAATTACTCGATTACCACAGCTGAATTAGCTGATGGTACACAAGATTTAACCGTTACCACGACGGATACGGCGGGTAACTCAGCTTCTGTTACTCAGGCTATCACGGTTGATACGGTTAATCCAACACTGGCTATCGCGTTTACTGAAAGCGCATTAAGTGATGGTGAAACATCAGGCGTAACCTTTACGTTCTCAGAAGCACCGAGTGATTTCGTTATCGGTGATATCAACTCGCCGAATGGCACGATCACGGCGCTTGTGGCAACGGCAGATCCAACTGTTTGGACTGCGACGTTTACTCCGAATGATAACTTTGATGGTAGCGCGACAATCACTGTCGACAACGACAGTTACACCGATGCCGCGGGCAACCTGGGCAGCGGCAATACGGATGCGATCACGGTTGATACGGTTAATCCAACACTGGCTATCGCGTTTACTGAAAGCACATTAAGCGATGGTGAGACATCAGCAGTCACGTTTACCTTTAGCGAAGCACCGAGTGATTTCGTTATCGGTGATATTAACTCGCCGAATGGCACGATCACGGCGCTTGTGGCAACGGCAGATCCAACTGTTTGGACTGCGACGTTTACCCCAAGTGATGACTTTGATGGTAGCGCGACAATCACTGTCGACAACGACAGTTACACCGATGCCGCGGGTAACCTAGGCAGCGGTAATACGGATGCGATCATCGTTGATACGGTTAATCCAACGCTGGCCATTGCGTTCACTGAAAGCGAGTTAAGTGATGGTGAGACATCAGTTGTCACGTTTACATTTAGCGAAGCACCAAGTGATTTCGTTATCGGTGATATCAACTCGCCGAATGGCACGATGACGAACCTTGTTCAAGATGCAACGAATGGAAAAATCTGGACTGCGACGTTTACACCCAATGATAACTTTGATGGTAGCGCGACAATCACGGTTGATAACGACAGTTACACCGATGCCGCGGGCAACCTGGGCAGCGGTAATACGGATGCGATCATCGTTGATACGGTTAATCCAACACTGGCTATCGCGTTTACTGAAAGCGCATTAAGCGATGGTGAGACATCAGCAGTCACGTTTACCTTTAGCGAAGTACCGAGTGATTTCGTTATCGGTGATATTAATTCGCCGAATGGCACGATCACGGCGCTTGTGGCAACGGCAGATCCAACTGTTTGGACTGCGACGTTTACCCCAAGTGATGACTTTGATGGTAGCGCGACAATAACTGTCGACAACGACAGTTACACCGATGCCGCGGGTAACCTAGGCAGCGGTAATACCGATGCGATCACCGTTGATACGGTTAATCCAACACTGGCTATCGCGTTTACTGAAAGCGCATTAAGTGATGGTGAGACATCCGCTGTCACGTTTACGTTTAGCGAAGCACCGAGTGATTTCGTTATCGGTGATATCAACTCGCCGAATGGCACGATGACGAACCTTGTTCAAGATGCAACGAATGGGAAAATCTGGACTGCGACGTTTACCCCGAATGATAACTTTGATGGTAGCGCGACAATCACGGTTGATAACGACAGTTACACCGATGCCGCGGGCAATCTGGGCAGCGGTAATACGGATGCGATCATCGTTGATACGGTTAATCCAACACTGGCTATCGCGTTTACTGAAAGCGCATTAAGTGATGGTGAAACATCAGGCGTAACCTTTACGTTTAGCGAAGCACCAAGTGATTTCGTTATCGGTGATATTAACTCGCCGAATGGCACGATCACGGCGCTTGTGGCAACGGCAGATCCAACTGTTTGGACTGCGACGTTTACTCCGAATGATAACTTTGATGGTAGCGCGACAATCACGGTTGATAACGACAGTTACACCGATGCCGCGGGCAATCTGGGCAGCGGTAATACCGATGCGATCATCGTTGATACGGTTAATCCAACACTGGCTATCGCGTTTACTGAAAGCGCATTAAGTGATGGTGAAACATCAGGCGTAACCTTTACGTTTAGCGAAGCACCAAGTGATTTCGTTATCGGTGATATCAACTCGCCGAATGGCACGATGACGAACCTTGTTCAAGATGCAACGAATGGAAAAATCTGGACTGCGACGTTTACACCCAATGATAACTTTGATGGTAGCGCGACAATCACGGTTGATAACGACAGTTACACCGATGCCGCGGGCAACCTGGGCAGCGGTAATACGGATGCGATCATCGTTGATACGGTTAATCCAACACTGGCTATCGCGTTTACTGAAAGCGCATTAAGCGATGGTGAGACATCAGCAGTCACGTTTACCTTTAGCGAAGTACCGAGTGATTTCGTTATCGGTGATATTAATTCGCCGAATGGCACGATCACGGCGCTTGTGGCAACGGCAGATCCAACTGTTTGGACTGCGACGTTTACCCCAAGTGATGACTTTGATGGTAGCGCGACAATAACTGTCGACAACGACAGTTACACCGATGCCGCGGGTAACCTAGGCAGCGGTAATACCGATGCGATCACCGTTGATACGGTTAATCCAACACTGGCTATCGCGTTTACTGAAAGCGCATTAAGTGATGGTGAGACATCCGCTGTCACGTTTACGTTTAGCGAAGCACCGAGTGATTTCGTTATCGGTGATATCAACTCGCCGAATGGCACGATGACGAACCTTGTTCAAGATGCAACGAATGGGAAAATCTGGACTGCGACGTTTACCCCGAATGATAACTTTGATGGTAGCGCGACAATCACGGTTGATAACGACAGTTACACCGATGCCGCGGGCAATCTGGGCAGCGGTAATACGGATGCGATCATCGTTGATACGGTTAATCCAACACTGGCTATCGCGTTTACTGAAAGCGCATTAAGTGATGGTGAAACATCAGGCGTAACCTTTACGTTTAGCGAAGCACCAAGTGATTTCGTTATCGGTGATATTAACTCGCCAAATGGGACTATCACGGCGCTTGTGGCAACGGCAGATCCAACTGTTTGGACTGCGACGTTTACCCCGAATGATAACTTTGATGGTAGCGCGACAATCACTGTCGACAACGACCGTTACACCGATGCTGCGGGCAACCTGGGCAGCGGCAATACTGATGCGATCACAGTTGATACGGTTAATCCAACACTGGCTATCGCGTTTGCTGAAAGCGCATTAAGTGATGGTGAGACATCCGCTGTCACGTTTACGTTTAGCGAAGCACCGAGTGATTTCGTTATCGGTGATATCAACTCGCCGAATGGCACGATGACGAACCTTGTTCAAGATGCAACGAATGGAAAAATCTGGACTGCGACG from Moritella marina ATCC 15381 encodes the following:
- a CDS encoding TRAP transporter small permease subunit, producing the protein MSNPEELQPRNRLDAGIIWAGNAISVLFLFTVLISFYEVLMRYVFNAPTIWVHETASFIGGTLFVLGGAYGLATDKHVRVVLIYDHVSERTKQYLNVFHHIMGLLFTVLLSFAAWTMTEGAWYAPWGEMRLETSGSAWDPAYPALLKALIFGTLCLMSVQFVLHLIQEIHGLVKKNK
- a CDS encoding TRAP transporter large permease, with product MFDLSSIGIGYGSLLMLVLMIGLLLTGMQLAFVTGLVAVIFTFGWFGPEVLPLITSRIYSFVSGYVFLAVPMFVLMAALLDRSGIARDLFDAMKKVARNIRGGVAVQTLLVAVLLASMSGVIGGETVLLGILALPQMLRLGYDRKLAIGTTCAGGALGTMLPPSIVLIIYGLTASVSIGDLFKASFLPAAILALLYIVYVLVRCYLNPSLAPLPTAEELAEDEAKDINFKKALLFPMLSVAVVLGSIYSGIASITEASALGVVGIAISAAIRGELNWNMLKESSIATLRTCGMIIWIGIGASALVGVYNLMGGIDFVSDGILAMSGGSPMGTILIMMAVLFVLGMFLDWVGVALLTMPIFVPIVVGLGFDPIWFGVVFCMNMQVSFLSPPFGPAAFYLKSVAPKDISLGEIFSALVPFICLQVVALALLIMFPQLALWWK
- a CDS encoding Ig-like domain-containing protein produces the protein MITFVIPQHAQVISVNGKAEHILEQDSQSLESGYEIAAGGKIEITSGAQVILKYADGSQVIIDEHFKATDNADTSDVAMDVLDEITEDSDQSISEKPQVSDDVLAEISAIQELILSDEEFIDPVSTAAGSASDGGRSSAISVARTGDETLAHAEFETKTFTQNGQNKVFVDTSMMDALGSVDTSIVTPTADINAGSDSAIDDDDITNINTPTVDGTGEIGSTVVITNTAGVEVGTAVVDTDGNYSITTAELADGTQDLTITTTDVAGNSAATTQAITVDTGIMTPTADINAGSDSAIDNDDITSDNTPTIDGTGEIGSTVVITNAAGVEVGTAVVDTDGNYSITTAELADGTQDLTITTTDVAGNSAFVTQAITVDTGIVTPTADINAGSDSAIDNDDITSDNMPTIDGTGEIGSTVVITNAAGVEVGTAVVDTDGNYSITTAELADGTQDLTITTTDVAGNSAFVTQAITVDTGIVTPTADINAGSDSAINNDDITSDNTPTIDGTGEIGSTVVITNAAGVAVGTAVVDSDGNYSITTSILVDSTQDLTVTTTDVAGNTAATTQTITVDTGIVTPTADINAGSDSAIDNDDITSDNTPTIDGTGEIGSTVVITNAAGVEVGTAVVDTDGNYSITTAELADGTQDLTITTTDVAGNSAFVTQAITVDTGIVTPTADINAGSDSAIDNDDITSDNMPTIDGTGEIGSTVVITNAAGVEVGTAVVDTDGNYSITTAELADGTQDLTITTTDVAGNSAFVTQAITVDTGIVTPTADINAGSDSAIDNDDITSDNTPTIDGTGEIGSTVVITNAAGVAVGTAVVDSDGNYSITTAELADGTQDLTITTTDTAGNSAATTQAITVYTGIVTPTADINAGSDSAIDNDDITTDNTPTIDGTGEIGSTVVITNAAGVAVGTAVVDSNGNYSITTSILADGTQDLTITTTDVAGNSASVTQAITVDTGIVTPTADINAGSDSAVNDDDITSDNTPTIDGTGEIGSTVVITNAAGVAVGTAVVDSDGNYSITTAELADGTQDLTITTTDTAGNSASVTQAITVDTGIVTPTADINAGSDSAIDNDDITSDNTPTIDGTGEIGSTVVITNAAGQVVGSGTVDADGNYSITTSILADGTQDLTITTTDVAGNSASVTQAITVDTGIVTPTADINAGSDSAIDNDDITSDNTPTIDGTGEIGSTVVITNAAGVAVGTAVVDSDGNYSITTAELADGTQDLTVTTTDTAGNSASVTQAITVDTVNPTLAIAFTESALSDGETSGVTFTFSEAPSDFVIGDINSPNGTITALVATADPTVWTATFTPNDNFDGSATITVDNDSYTDAAGNLGSGNTDAITVDTVNPTLAIAFTESTLSDGETSAVTFTFSEAPSDFVIGDINSPNGTITALVATADPTVWTATFTPSDDFDGSATITVDNDSYTDAAGNLGSGNTDAIIVDTVNPTLAIAFTESELSDGETSVVTFTFSEAPSDFVIGDINSPNGTMTNLVQDATNGKIWTATFTPNDNFDGSATITVDNDSYTDAAGNLGSGNTDAIIVDTVNPTLAIAFTESALSDGETSAVTFTFSEVPSDFVIGDINSPNGTITALVATADPTVWTATFTPSDDFDGSATITVDNDSYTDAAGNLGSGNTDAITVDTVNPTLAIAFTESALSDGETSAVTFTFSEAPSDFVIGDINSPNGTMTNLVQDATNGKIWTATFTPNDNFDGSATITVDNDSYTDAAGNLGSGNTDAIIVDTVNPTLAIAFTESALSDGETSGVTFTFSEAPSDFVIGDINSPNGTITALVATADPTVWTATFTPNDNFDGSATITVDNDSYTDAAGNLGSGNTDAIIVDTVNPTLAIAFTESALSDGETSGVTFTFSEAPSDFVIGDINSPNGTMTNLVQDATNGKIWTATFTPNDNFDGSATITVDNDSYTDAAGNLGSGNTDAIIVDTVNPTLAIAFTESALSDGETSAVTFTFSEVPSDFVIGDINSPNGTITALVATADPTVWTATFTPSDDFDGSATITVDNDSYTDAAGNLGSGNTDAITVDTVNPTLAIAFTESALSDGETSAVTFTFSEAPSDFVIGDINSPNGTMTNLVQDATNGKIWTATFTPNDNFDGSATITVDNDSYTDAAGNLGSGNTDAIIVDTVNPTLAIAFTESALSDGETSGVTFTFSEAPSDFVIGDINSPNGTITALVATADPTVWTATFTPNDNFDGSATITVDNDRYTDAAGNLGSGNTDAITVDTVNPTLAIAFAESALSDGETSAVTFTFSEAPSDFVIGDINSPNGTMTNLVQDATNGKIWTATFTPNDNFDGSATITVDNDSYTDAAGNLGSGNTDAIIVDTVNPTLAIAFTESALSDGETSAVTFTFSEAPSDFVIGDINSPNGTITALVATADPTVWTATFTPNDNFDGSATITVDNDSYTDAAGNLGSGNTDAITVDTVNPTLAIAFTESALSDGETSAVTFTFSEAPSDFVIGDINSPNGTMTNLVQDATNGKIWTATFTPNDNFDGSAKITVDNDSYTDAAGNLGSGNTDAIIVDTVNPTLAIAFAESALSDGETSDVTFTFSEAPSDFVIGDINSPNGTITALVATADPTVWTATFTPNDNFDGSDNHG